CGGGACTCGATCGCCCGGGCGTTCTACGACCTGTACCGGACGCAGCACCAGGAGTTCCCGCCCGAGTGCCGGGACGCCGACTACGAGAAGCGGATCAGGGCGGCCTACCCGATCCACCCGGAGGTCTTCGACCGGCTCTACAACGACTGGTCGACGCTGGTGAAGTTCCAGCGCACCCGCGGCGTGCTGCGGCTGATGGCCGCGGTGATCCACAGCCTCTGGGAGAAGGGCGACCGCAATCCGCTGATTCTGCCGTCGAACCTCCCGATCGACGATCGACAGGTCCGCTTCGAGCTCACCCGCTACCTCTCGGACAACTGGCTGCCGGTCATCGAGAACGATGTCGACGGCGAGAGTGCGCTGCCGCTGCGGCTCGACCGGGAGGTCCCGAACCTCGGTCGCTCGTCGGCCTGTCGCCGCGTCGCCCGGACGATCTACCTCGGCTCGGCGCCAACGGCGACGGCCGCCAACCGCGGTCTCGAGGACCGGCGAATCAAGCTCGGCTGCGTGATGCCGGGTGAGACCCCGGCGATCTTCGGGGATGCCCTGCGCCGCCTTTCGACGAGCGCGACCTACCTCTACCAGGACGGCTCCCGCTACTGGTACTCCACCCAGCCCACGGTGACCAAGCTCGCCGAGGACCGCGCCGAGCAGCTGCGGCGCAATCCCGACGCCGTCGCACAGGAGATCGAGAAGCGGCTGCGTGTCGACCTGCGCCGCACGGGAGAATTCGCTCGCGTCCATCCGCTTCCGGCCTCGGGTCAGGACGTGCCGGACGACCTGGACACACGCCTCGTGGTGCTCGGTGTCGACCATCCCTTCAGCAAAGAGCCTGGCAACCGCGCCGAGACGGCGGCCCGGGCGATCCTCGCCGCGCGCGGCAACACGCCGCGGCGGTTCCAGAACACGCTCGTCTTTCTGGCGGTCGACCAGACTCGCTTGCAGGACCTCGACGAAGCGGTGCGCAAGTTCCTCGCATGGGAGTCGATCCTCGCCGAACGAGAGGCGCTGAACCTCGATCCCCACCAGGCCAAGCAGGCGGAGACTCAACGCGGCAACGCCGAGAGCACGGTGATCAGCCGCCTCCCCGAGGCGTACCAGTGGCTCCTCGTCCCGGCCCAGGGCTCGCCGCAAGAAGAGCCGAAGTGGGAGACCTACCGGCTCGCCGGGCAGGAACCGCTCGCGGCCCGCGTCAGCAAGAAGCTCCGCAACGACGAGCTCATGGTGACAACGCTCGCCGGAACCCTGCTGAGAATGCAGCTCGACCGCGTGCCCCTCTGGCGTGGTGCCGACCACGTTTCGGTGCGCCAGCTCGTCGAGGACTTCGCGAGCTACCTCTACCTGCCACGCCTTTCAGGCCCCGAGGTCCTCCGCCGCGCCGTGGCCGATGGCGTGGCGCTGCTGACGTGGGCCCGGGAGACTTTCGCGTACGCGGACTCCTACGACTCGACCGGCGCGCGCTACGCGGGTCTGCGCGCCGGTGAACGGGTGCTCGTCTCGGAGGGCCCGGCCGCCCTGGTCGTGAAGGCCGAGGTCGCCCGGGCACAACTGGATGCGGAACGGGAAGCCACTCGGCCCGCGTCCCTACCGTCGCCGCGGGAGACGGCGGGCGATCCGATCGCTGGAGCCATCGGCGAGGGAGTGACCTCTCCATCACCTCTGTCACGCCCTGCCCCACCCACGCGCTTCCACGGCGGTGTGACCCTCGACCCGGAGCGGGTCGGCCGCGACGCCTCCCGCATCGCGGAAGAGGTCATCGCCCACCTCGTCGGATTGGTAGGAGCCGATGTTCGGGTCACCCTCGAGATCGAAGCCCGGACTGCGGCCGGCGTACCCCACCACATCGTTCGAACGGTCACCGAGAACTGCCGAACTCTGGGATTCGAGAGTCAGGGATTCGAAGAAGACTGATCGGAAAGCAAGAAAAAGGGGCGGAGACGCGCTCCGCCCCGGTCGATCGAGCGACGTCGGGCCGAGCGGCCCGACGCGGTGCGACTACATCGTCTTGAGCATTTCCTCGGCCTCGGCGCAGGTCTTGCCGACGCCGGCGGCCGACTTGGCGAAGGCGGCCTTCTCGTCCTCGGTCAGGTCGAGCTCGATGACCTTCTCGACGCCGTTCTTGCCGACGATCGCCGGCACGCCGACGAAGAGGCCGTTGACGCCGTACTCGCCCTCGAGCTTGACGCAGACCGGCAGGATCTTGCGCTTGTCGAAGATCACCGCCTCGGCCATCTCGAGCGCCGACCAGGCCGGCGAGACGAAGGCCGAGCCGAAGCCGAGCAGGCCGACGACTTCGCCGCCCGCCTTGCGGGTGCGCGCCTCGATCTTCGCCAGGGTGTCGGCGTCGAGGAACTTGGCGACCGGGATGCCGGCGATCTGGCAGGAGCTGCGCACCGGCACCATGTCGTCGCCGTGGCCGCCGAGCACGATGGCGTTGACGTTGTCGACCGAGACGTTGGCCGCCTCGGCGACGAAGCAGCGGTAGCGCGCCGAGTCGAGCACGCCGGCCATGCCGAGGATCTTGTTCTTCGGCAGGCTGAGACGCTTGTCGAGCGTGAAGACGATCGCGTCGAGCGGGTTGGCGATCG
This genomic window from Holophagales bacterium contains:
- a CDS encoding malate dehydrogenase, which gives rise to MLKKIGLIGGGYIGGVLAQEIAQRGLAREIGMTDPAPMPNPADPADRQEVVKKQSVSIGKCLDIAEGLPVIGKDVKLVGSKDYSALAGAEMVINTAGVPRKARPDGTFPSREELLAINLKVTLEVAKGIQQYCPDAMILSIANPLDAIVFTLDKRLSLPKNKILGMAGVLDSARYRCFVAEAANVSVDNVNAIVLGGHGDDMVPVRSSCQIAGIPVAKFLDADTLAKIEARTRKAGGEVVGLLGFGSAFVSPAWSALEMAEAVIFDKRKILPVCVKLEGEYGVNGLFVGVPAIVGKNGVEKVIELDLTEDEKAAFAKSAAGVGKTCAEAEEMLKTM
- a CDS encoding DUF499 domain-containing protein; this translates as MAITNHERVGRTLELLKDGLLPFVERELKAQHAQQWLEHARNAVGPTQEKLFQSEASVTWDAAALLSVMWNEWNLVFKKTLGQAERTLVSELRDVRNKWAHQATFSGDDTYRALDSASRLLIAVSASQADEVEKMKQELLRLRFDEQVRSEKRKIAGTAIESQVTGALKPWREVVSPHRDVASGRYQQAEFAADLWQVAIGEGSDEYRHPVEFFRRTYLTESLKDLLVGAVRRLAGEMGDPVVQLQTNFGGGKTHSMLALYHLFSDANPHELPGIEKVLAEAGVPKLPQVKRVVLVGNKISPGNPAVKADGTIVRTLWGEIAWQLGGRQAFERLRADDERATSPGDALRELFNEHGPCLVLIDEWVAYARQLHQLDDGANLPGGDFETHFSFAQALTESAKLAKHCLLVVSLPASDNVGSPHARADDVEVGGERGRAALDRLRNAIGRVEASWRPASAEEGFEIVRRRLFEPIVEREQFVARDSIARAFYDLYRTQHQEFPPECRDADYEKRIRAAYPIHPEVFDRLYNDWSTLVKFQRTRGVLRLMAAVIHSLWEKGDRNPLILPSNLPIDDRQVRFELTRYLSDNWLPVIENDVDGESALPLRLDREVPNLGRSSACRRVARTIYLGSAPTATAANRGLEDRRIKLGCVMPGETPAIFGDALRRLSTSATYLYQDGSRYWYSTQPTVTKLAEDRAEQLRRNPDAVAQEIEKRLRVDLRRTGEFARVHPLPASGQDVPDDLDTRLVVLGVDHPFSKEPGNRAETAARAILAARGNTPRRFQNTLVFLAVDQTRLQDLDEAVRKFLAWESILAEREALNLDPHQAKQAETQRGNAESTVISRLPEAYQWLLVPAQGSPQEEPKWETYRLAGQEPLAARVSKKLRNDELMVTTLAGTLLRMQLDRVPLWRGADHVSVRQLVEDFASYLYLPRLSGPEVLRRAVADGVALLTWARETFAYADSYDSTGARYAGLRAGERVLVSEGPAALVVKAEVARAQLDAEREATRPASLPSPRETAGDPIAGAIGEGVTSPSPLSRPAPPTRFHGGVTLDPERVGRDASRIAEEVIAHLVGLVGADVRVTLEIEARTAAGVPHHIVRTVTENCRTLGFESQGFEED